DNA from Nocardioides seonyuensis:
CCTCGAGGATCAGGTAGGCCTTGTCGGCGGGGGTGCCCTCGCCGATCGGCGACCACCCCTGCGGGAGCGTCAGTCTGGTGCCGGCGGCCAGTACGCGCTTGGCGTCCTGGGGATCGAGGGAGTCGAGGATCTCGGCCATGAAGGGTCCTTGGTGCTCGGTGGTGGTGGGGACAGTCTGTCCAACGATCGGGGTGGCCGTGCGTGATGCCCAGTCCACGAGCGGCCAGCACCTGAGCGGTCAGTCCTGCGGCAGCGGGTCCCTGGAGATCGGGCAGCTCATGCAGCGCGGGCCGCCCCGACCGGAACCCAGCTCGGACCCGGCGACGCGGACGACCTCGATGCCGGCCTCCTCGAGGCGCTCGTTGGTCTCGTCGTTGCGCTCGTAGGCGACCGCGACGCGCGGTGCGAGGGCCAGGGTGTTGTTGCCGTCGTCCCACTGCTCCCGCTCGGCGGTGACCGGGTCGAGGCCGGTGTCGATCTGGTGGAGGGTGTCGATCTGCATCGCCTTGGCGGCAGCGACGAGGAACGGCGCGTGCTGGCTGACGTCGAGCACCAGGTCGTTCTCGTCGGACCCGTGATCAGCGACGGTGACCGTGACGGCCTCGAGGGTGTGGGCGATGTTGGGGTACATCACCACCTTGTCGACGTCGACCATCGTGCAGATGGTGTCGAGGTGCATGGTGGCCCGCTCCTGGGCGATCGGCACCGCGAGGACCGTGTGGGCCAGGTCGGCGTGGAAGACCTGGCGGGCCAGCCGCTCGACGCCTGCGGGCGTCGTACGCTCCCCGACGCCGACCGCGACGACGCCCGGGGCGAGCAGCAGGACGTCGCCACCCTCCACGTGCTCGTTGTGCCAGCCGTGGATCCGGCGGGTGCCGGCGAAACGCGGGTGCTCGGTGTAGATCAGCTCGGTCAGCTGGGTCTCCCGCTTGCGGGCCGGCATCGCCAGGCTCGTGACGGCCACCCGGTCGCGGATCCAGACGCTGGAGTCGCGCGTGAACAGCAGGTTGGGGAGCGGGTCGACCAGGAAGTCGTGGGGGTCGAGGAGGCTGGTGACCAGGCCGTGGCCGCCGCGCACCTCGTCGTTGCGGATCCCGGC
Protein-coding regions in this window:
- a CDS encoding arginine deiminase; protein product: MSTPHGADSEVGRLTTVMLHRPGNELKRLTPRNNDKLLFDGIPWVNRAQEEHDAFAETLRGRGVEVLYLSELLTETLESELARNHAITSALSGLHLGDTMRRYLATALRDKSPVELTEILIAGIRNDEVRGGHGLVTSLLDPHDFLVDPLPNLLFTRDSSVWIRDRVAVTSLAMPARKRETQLTELIYTEHPRFAGTRRIHGWHNEHVEGGDVLLLAPGVVAVGVGERTTPAGVERLARQVFHADLAHTVLAVPIAQERATMHLDTICTMVDVDKVVMYPNIAHTLEAVTVTVADHGSDENDLVLDVSQHAPFLVAAAKAMQIDTLHQIDTGLDPVTAEREQWDDGNNTLALAPRVAVAYERNDETNERLEEAGIEVVRVAGSELGSGRGGPRCMSCPISRDPLPQD